In Colletotrichum higginsianum IMI 349063 chromosome 3, whole genome shotgun sequence, a genomic segment contains:
- a CDS encoding PAP2 superfamily protein, with protein MDQDTRPLASLSLTHVYYDPDDPLSFLCAWLALLPQALCIVYATLIWSTREVEIALMFAGQLGCEAINFALKRLIKEERPRRIHGKGYGMPSSHAQFVAYWSIFLALFLLVRHRPSSARRHHRPYSLVERVVVSAAALAIAAAVAWSRIYLDYHTVKQVLVGCLAGSVCAVAWFAVTAIARDLGLLAWGLQTPIARLFRFRDLVVEEDPCQAGWDKWEERRVDADQQKGK; from the exons ATGGACCAAGACACGAGACCTCTAGCCTCGCTCTCCCTTACCCACGTCTACTAT GACCCCGATGACCCCCTCTCATTCCTGTGCGCCTGGCTCGCCCTGCTCCCGCAGGCCCTATGCATAGTCTACGCGACCCTGATCTGGTCCACccgcgaggtcgagatcGCTCTCATGTTCGCCGGCCAGCTGGGTTGCGAGGCCATCAACTTCGCCCTCAAGCGCCTCATCAAGGAGGAGCGACCCCGCCGCATCCACGGCAAGGGCTACGGCATGCCCAGCTCCCACGCCCAGTTCGTCGCCTACTGgtccatcttcctcgccctgtTCCTGCTGGTCAGGCACCGGCCCTCGTCTGCGCGGCGGCACCACCGCCCGTACTCGCTCgtcgagcgcgtcgtcgtcagcgccgccgcgctcgccatcgccgccgcggtgGCCTGGAGCCGGATATACCTCGACTACCACACCGTCAAGCAGGTGCTGGTCGGGTGCCTGGCCGGGTCCGTGTGCGCCGTCGCCTGGTTCGCGGTCACGGCCATCGCGAGGGACCTAGGCCTCTTGGCTTGGGGCTTGCAGACCCCCATTGCGCGGCTTTTCAGATTCCGGGACCtcgtggtggaggaggacccCTGCCAAGCTGGCTGGGACAAGTGGGAGGAGAGGCGCGTGGATGCAGACCAACAGAAGGGCAAATAA